One region of Deinococcus planocerae genomic DNA includes:
- a CDS encoding GNAT family N-acetyltransferase has product MFEIRPASPADRAALYRICLETADSGEDATHLYRDPLLVGHIYAGPYLEFEPDFAFVLEGGDGVCGYVIGAPDTAAFEARLEHGWWPALRRRYPDPADVPPDLRTPDERLAHLLHHPHRANAAVLAGYPSHLHIDLLPRAQGGGHGRQMLECLFAALREAGSPGVHLGVGGRNTRAQGFYRHVGFRELARSPEGSLTLGLRL; this is encoded by the coding sequence GTGTTCGAGATACGCCCCGCCTCCCCCGCCGACCGCGCGGCCCTCTACCGCATCTGCCTGGAGACCGCCGACAGCGGCGAGGACGCGACCCACCTGTACCGCGACCCCCTCCTCGTCGGCCACATCTACGCCGGGCCCTACCTGGAGTTCGAGCCGGACTTCGCCTTCGTGCTGGAAGGCGGGGACGGGGTGTGCGGGTACGTGATCGGCGCCCCCGACACGGCGGCCTTCGAGGCGCGGTTGGAGCACGGGTGGTGGCCCGCCCTGCGGAGGCGGTACCCGGACCCGGCGGACGTGCCGCCCGACCTCCGCACGCCGGACGAGCGGCTGGCCCACCTCCTGCACCACCCCCACCGGGCGAACGCCGCCGTGCTCGCCGGGTATCCTTCGCACCTGCACATCGACCTGCTCCCCCGCGCGCAGGGCGGCGGGCATGGACGACAGATGCTCGAGTGTCTCTTCGCGGCCCTGCGGGAGGCGGGGTCGCCGGGCGTTCACTTGGGGGTGGGGGGCAGGAACACGCGCGCCCAGGGCTTTTACCGGCACGTGGGCTTTCGGGAGCTGGCGCGGTCTCCGGAAGGGAGCCTCACGCTGGGGCTCCGGCTGTAG
- a CDS encoding AAC(3) family N-acetyltransferase translates to MLNLLRKPPVTPAELDEGLGALGLDGSQHVIVHASLKSFGQMEGGARAVVDTLAARTATVVAPAFTYTTLLRHPGSPVHARFHRDSRVSRDIGRVPQEMVERAAAVRSFHPTLSFVALGEEARAITGVQTLESPYEPIGALYDLGGYALLMGVDFGSNTTVHYGEHVAGMPLLTRYVPVDGQVLPTAFPNCSADFERMTPYVRARSARVGGSTLRLYRVRDLVDATVSALTRDPELLLCTAPGCRCQEVRRMVRQRGLTPRPHAPVR, encoded by the coding sequence GTGCTGAACCTGCTGCGCAAGCCGCCCGTGACGCCCGCCGAACTCGACGAGGGGCTGGGAGCGCTGGGGCTCGACGGCTCGCAGCACGTCATCGTCCACGCGAGCCTGAAGTCCTTCGGGCAGATGGAGGGCGGGGCGCGGGCGGTGGTGGACACGCTCGCCGCCCGCACGGCGACGGTGGTGGCTCCCGCCTTCACGTACACCACGCTGCTGCGCCACCCTGGCTCGCCCGTCCACGCCCGCTTCCACCGCGACTCGCGGGTGAGCCGCGACATCGGGCGGGTGCCGCAGGAAATGGTAGAGCGCGCGGCGGCGGTGCGCAGCTTCCACCCCACCCTCAGCTTCGTCGCGCTCGGCGAGGAGGCGCGGGCCATCACGGGCGTGCAGACGCTCGAAAGCCCCTACGAGCCCATCGGCGCCCTGTACGACCTCGGCGGGTACGCCCTGCTGATGGGCGTGGACTTCGGCAGCAACACCACGGTCCACTACGGGGAGCACGTCGCCGGGATGCCGCTGCTCACCCGCTACGTGCCCGTGGACGGGCAGGTGCTGCCCACCGCCTTCCCCAACTGCTCGGCGGACTTCGAGCGGATGACCCCCTACGTCCGTGCCCGCTCCGCGCGGGTCGGGGGCTCCACGCTGCGGCTTTACCGGGTGCGCGACCTCGTGGACGCCACCGTGAGCGCCCTGACCCGCGACCCCGAACTCCTGCTGTGCACCGCCCCCGGCTGCCGCTGCCAGGAGGTCCGGCGGATGGTGCGGCAACGGGGTCTGACCCCGCGGCCCCACGCGCCCGTGCGCTGA
- a CDS encoding glutamine synthetase III, whose protein sequence is MNHDFDVISAARNWRVEASPAFLPNHVVDELFARDVLTLEQLRARLSKPIYKSLQATLERGETLDPGIADTVALAMKNWAMEKGATHYTHWFQPLTGATAEKHDSFVSPAGDGQAIAVFSGKELIQAEPDASSFPSGGLRATFEARGYTAWDPSSPAFIMRHANGATLCIPTAFASWTGEALDNKTPLLRSTEALNKAVTPALRLFGASEGTRVGSTLGAEQEYFLIAEEYYFRRPDLVMTGRTLFGAQPPRGQELEDHYFGAIPDRVLSFMTDAETQLYALGIPVKTRHNEVAPGQFEIAPIFEQSNVAADHQQLIMQVLRNTARKYGLVALLHEKPFVGVNGSGKHCNWSMSTNAGENLLEPGDTPHENLQFLFFCSAVIKAVDEHQDLLRISVASASNDHRLGANEAPPAILSIFLGTELTDIFDRLASGEKGRGAEAGLLGLGSSVLPPLPRHAGDRNRTSPFAFTGNKFEFRAAGSSQSISMPITVLNTIVADAVQSLTAELEARLTRGEDLGGAVGEIVRDTYTRHKRIVFNGDGYSEEWHREAEQGRGLLNLRTSLDAIEHLVDEKNARLFEKFGVLSGRELAARQEIMYDQYFKTVNIEGETTEYVAQTMILPAAAGYLGDLGAVRTPSRALDATAGEVAGLTDELYDALQTLREQNRALGGDHIHEKAHHVRDHVLPAMIQVRRAADKLEKVVADKHWPLPTYRQMLFVK, encoded by the coding sequence ATGAACCACGACTTCGATGTGATTTCCGCCGCCCGCAACTGGCGCGTCGAGGCCTCCCCGGCCTTTTTGCCCAACCACGTCGTGGACGAGCTGTTCGCCCGGGACGTGCTGACCTTGGAACAGCTCAGGGCCCGCCTCAGCAAGCCCATCTACAAGAGCCTCCAGGCCACCCTGGAGCGCGGCGAGACCCTCGACCCCGGCATCGCCGACACCGTGGCGCTCGCCATGAAGAATTGGGCGATGGAAAAGGGCGCCACCCACTACACCCACTGGTTCCAGCCCCTCACGGGCGCCACCGCCGAGAAGCACGACTCCTTCGTCTCGCCCGCCGGGGACGGGCAGGCCATCGCGGTCTTCAGCGGCAAGGAACTCATTCAGGCCGAGCCCGACGCCTCCTCCTTCCCCTCGGGCGGGCTCAGGGCCACCTTCGAGGCGCGCGGCTACACCGCCTGGGACCCGAGTAGCCCCGCCTTCATCATGCGGCACGCAAACGGCGCGACCCTGTGCATCCCCACCGCCTTCGCCTCGTGGACGGGCGAGGCCCTCGACAACAAGACGCCGCTGCTCAGATCGACCGAGGCGCTGAACAAGGCCGTCACGCCCGCCCTGCGCCTCTTCGGAGCGTCGGAGGGGACCCGGGTGGGCAGCACCCTGGGCGCGGAGCAGGAATACTTCCTGATCGCCGAGGAGTACTACTTCCGCCGCCCCGACCTGGTGATGACGGGCCGCACCCTCTTCGGCGCGCAGCCGCCGCGCGGGCAGGAACTCGAGGACCACTACTTCGGCGCGATTCCCGACCGGGTGCTGAGCTTCATGACGGACGCGGAGACGCAGCTCTACGCGCTGGGCATCCCGGTCAAGACCCGCCACAACGAGGTCGCGCCCGGCCAGTTCGAGATCGCCCCGATCTTCGAGCAGAGCAACGTGGCCGCCGATCATCAGCAGCTCATCATGCAAGTGCTCCGGAACACGGCCCGCAAGTACGGCCTGGTCGCTCTCCTGCACGAGAAACCCTTTGTGGGCGTGAACGGCTCGGGCAAGCACTGCAACTGGAGCATGAGCACGAACGCGGGCGAGAACCTGCTCGAACCCGGCGACACCCCGCACGAGAACCTCCAGTTCCTGTTCTTCTGCTCGGCGGTGATCAAGGCGGTGGACGAGCACCAGGACCTGCTGCGCATCTCGGTGGCCTCGGCGAGCAACGACCACCGCCTCGGGGCGAACGAGGCGCCTCCCGCGATCCTCTCGATCTTCCTGGGCACGGAGTTGACTGACATCTTCGACCGGCTGGCGAGCGGTGAGAAAGGGCGCGGCGCGGAGGCCGGGCTTCTCGGCCTGGGGTCGAGCGTGCTGCCGCCCCTCCCGCGCCACGCCGGGGACCGCAACCGAACCAGCCCCTTCGCCTTCACGGGAAACAAGTTCGAGTTCCGCGCGGCGGGAAGCAGCCAGAGCATCTCCATGCCGATCACGGTGCTGAACACCATCGTGGCGGACGCGGTGCAGAGCCTCACGGCGGAGCTGGAGGCGCGGCTCACCCGGGGCGAGGACCTGGGCGGGGCGGTCGGCGAGATCGTGCGGGACACGTACACCCGGCACAAGCGCATCGTCTTCAACGGCGACGGCTATTCCGAGGAGTGGCACCGCGAGGCCGAACAGGGGCGCGGCCTCCTGAACCTCCGCACCAGCCTCGACGCCATCGAGCACCTCGTTGACGAGAAGAACGCGCGGCTTTTCGAGAAGTTCGGCGTCCTGTCGGGGCGTGAACTCGCGGCCCGCCAGGAGATCATGTACGACCAGTACTTCAAGACGGTGAACATCGAGGGCGAGACCACCGAGTACGTCGCCCAGACGATGATCCTGCCCGCCGCCGCCGGGTACCTGGGCGACCTGGGCGCGGTGAGGACCCCCAGCCGCGCGCTCGACGCCACCGCCGGCGAGGTCGCCGGGCTTACCGACGAGCTGTACGACGCCCTCCAGACCCTGCGCGAGCAAAACAGGGCCCTGGGCGGCGACCACATCCACGAGAAGGCCCATCACGTCCGCGACCACGTGCTGCCCGCGATGATTCAGGTGCGCCGGGCCGCCGACAAGCTGGAAAAGGTCGTGGCCGACAAGCACTGGCCGCTGCCGACGTACCGGCAGATGCTGTTCGTGAAGTGA
- the glnA gene encoding type I glutamate--ammonia ligase, whose protein sequence is MTPTPDAQSPPPRTPQDILAALSAQNVGFLRLQFTDILGTTKNVEVPGSQFEKALAGDVTFDGSAVEGFTRVEESDMLLRPDLSTFLIYPPFSREEEGRGRVARLICDVTLPDGTPFEGDPRQVLGRQVARAAELGFEMFVGTEPEFFLFERGEGGRGSTVTHDKAGYFDLAPVDKGERIRREIAGLLVQMGFEIEASHHEVAPGQHEIDFRYAPALETADRIATFKFVVKRVALEYGLLASFLPKPLPGVNGSGMHCHLSLFKDGKNAFADPDGEHGLSATARHFIAGLLEHAGGMAAITNPLVNSYKRLVPGYEAPVNVAWSTSNRSALIRIPAKRGPSTRAEVRMPDPSCNPYLALAAMLAAGLDGIREGLEPPPAIGRNIFRMTVREKRHHRIRELPTDLREAVDELEKDPVIAGALGEHVLDHFVAAKRAEWREYSAAVHAWELERYLDLI, encoded by the coding sequence ATGACGCCCACGCCCGACGCCCAGAGCCCGCCCCCCCGCACCCCGCAGGACATCCTCGCCGCCCTGAGCGCGCAGAACGTGGGGTTTCTGCGCCTGCAATTCACCGACATCCTGGGCACCACGAAGAACGTGGAGGTGCCCGGCTCGCAGTTCGAGAAGGCCCTCGCCGGGGACGTGACCTTCGACGGCAGCGCGGTCGAGGGCTTCACCCGGGTCGAGGAGAGCGACATGCTGCTGCGGCCCGACCTCTCCACCTTCCTGATCTACCCGCCGTTCTCGCGCGAGGAGGAGGGGCGGGGACGGGTCGCCCGGCTGATCTGCGACGTGACGCTGCCGGACGGCACGCCCTTCGAGGGCGACCCCCGGCAGGTGCTGGGGCGGCAGGTCGCGCGGGCGGCGGAGCTGGGCTTCGAGATGTTCGTGGGGACCGAGCCGGAGTTCTTCCTCTTCGAGCGGGGCGAAGGCGGGCGGGGCAGCACGGTCACCCACGACAAGGCGGGGTACTTCGATCTCGCGCCGGTGGACAAGGGCGAGCGCATCCGGCGCGAGATCGCGGGCCTCCTCGTGCAGATGGGCTTCGAGATCGAGGCCTCGCACCACGAGGTCGCGCCCGGGCAGCACGAGATCGACTTCCGCTACGCGCCCGCGCTGGAGACCGCCGACCGCATCGCCACCTTCAAGTTCGTGGTCAAGCGGGTGGCGCTGGAGTACGGGCTGCTCGCCAGCTTCCTGCCCAAGCCGCTGCCCGGCGTGAACGGCTCGGGGATGCACTGCCACCTCAGCCTCTTCAAGGACGGCAAGAACGCCTTCGCGGACCCCGATGGGGAGCACGGCCTCTCGGCCACCGCGCGGCACTTCATCGCCGGGCTGCTCGAACACGCGGGGGGCATGGCGGCGATCACGAACCCCCTCGTGAACAGTTACAAGCGGCTGGTGCCGGGATACGAGGCGCCCGTCAACGTCGCGTGGAGCACGAGCAACCGCTCGGCCCTGATCCGCATTCCGGCCAAGCGGGGCCCCTCCACCCGTGCGGAGGTGCGGATGCCCGACCCCTCGTGTAACCCTTACCTGGCCCTGGCGGCGATGCTCGCGGCGGGGCTCGACGGTATCCGGGAGGGGCTGGAGCCGCCGCCCGCCATCGGGCGCAACATCTTCCGGATGACCGTGCGGGAGAAAAGGCACCACCGCATCCGCGAGCTGCCCACCGACCTGCGCGAGGCGGTGGACGAACTCGAAAAGGACCCGGTGATCGCCGGGGCACTCGGCGAACACGTCCTCGACCATTTCGTCGCCGCCAAGCGGGCGGAGTGGCGCGAATACTCCGCCGCCGTCCACGCCTGGGAGCTGGAGCGCTACCTCGACCTGATCTGA